In Carboxydothermus pertinax, a single genomic region encodes these proteins:
- the gyrA gene encoding DNA gyrase subunit A yields MFSIGKVLPVNLEEEMKSSYLDYAMSVIVGRALPDVRDGLKPVHRRILYAMHILGMTPDKPHRKSAHIVGEVLGKFHPHGDVAVYDAMVRMAQDFSTRYPLIDGHGNFGSIDGDSAAAMRYTEARMAKITVEMLRDIDKETVDFMPNYDNSTKEPVVLPSRIPNLLVNGSSGIAVGMATNIPPHNLQEVIDGVIKMIDNPEVTIEELIKIIKGPDFPTGGKIMGRQGIRQAYATGRGSVKVRAVTTFEKLNGGKTAIIVTELPYQVNKAKLIEKIADLVRDKKIEGISDLRDESDRKGMRIVIELKRDANPQIVLNQLFKHTQLQDTFGIIMLALVDNQPRILNLKEILFYYLEHQKDVVTRRTRYDLNKAEERAHILEGLKIALANLDEVIKIIRSSKDVDTARQGLMSRFKLTEKQAQAILDMRLQRLTALEREKIDEEYRELIKKIEYFNSILADERVLLGVIRQELLEIKEKYGDARRTKITNEESIFDEEDLIAQEDMVITITHQGYIKRLPVDTYKNQRRGGRGVTAMATKEEDFVRHLFIASTHHYLLFFTNKGKVYRLKVHEIPEAGRQAKGTPIINLLYVDQEERITAIIPVKEFTEDHYLFMVTKNGIVKKTVLSEYDSSRRDGIIALTLEEGDKLIDVKLSTGNEELIIGTKKGMALRFSETDVRPMGRTARGVKGISLTSGDEVIGLEVVDEEAELLTVTSKGFGKKTPFAEYRVQSRGGKGIINMKVTAKNGEVVGIVAVRPEDEIMAVSGEGIMIRVKASEISTQGRATQGVTLMKLAKDDKLTAVAKIAAQEDEEE; encoded by the coding sequence TTGTTCAGTATTGGAAAAGTTTTACCGGTGAATTTAGAAGAAGAAATGAAGTCCAGTTACCTTGATTACGCGATGAGCGTTATTGTTGGACGGGCTTTACCTGATGTCCGGGACGGACTTAAGCCTGTTCACCGGCGGATTTTATATGCTATGCATATTTTGGGAATGACTCCTGATAAGCCTCACCGGAAATCGGCCCATATTGTCGGGGAAGTTTTAGGGAAATTTCACCCCCACGGAGACGTGGCGGTTTATGATGCGATGGTGCGGATGGCTCAGGATTTTTCCACCCGCTATCCTTTAATTGATGGTCACGGAAACTTTGGTTCAATTGATGGCGATAGCGCTGCTGCTATGCGTTACACTGAGGCCCGCATGGCAAAAATTACGGTAGAAATGCTCCGGGATATCGACAAGGAAACCGTTGATTTTATGCCTAACTACGATAACTCTACCAAAGAGCCGGTGGTACTGCCGTCAAGGATTCCCAATCTTTTAGTAAACGGTTCTTCGGGAATTGCTGTAGGCATGGCTACCAATATTCCTCCCCACAACTTGCAGGAAGTAATTGACGGGGTTATAAAAATGATTGACAACCCGGAAGTCACTATTGAAGAACTTATAAAAATTATTAAAGGTCCGGATTTTCCGACCGGCGGTAAAATTATGGGCCGGCAGGGAATTCGGCAGGCTTATGCTACCGGTCGCGGCTCGGTGAAGGTGCGAGCGGTGACCACTTTTGAAAAATTAAATGGTGGAAAAACAGCGATCATTGTTACCGAACTTCCCTATCAAGTAAATAAAGCCAAATTAATTGAAAAAATTGCGGACCTCGTCCGGGATAAGAAAATTGAGGGGATTTCGGATTTAAGAGATGAATCGGACAGAAAAGGTATGCGAATTGTTATTGAATTAAAAAGAGACGCTAATCCCCAGATTGTTTTAAACCAGCTGTTTAAACACACCCAGCTTCAAGATACCTTTGGCATTATTATGCTGGCTCTGGTGGACAACCAGCCTCGGATTTTAAATTTAAAGGAGATTCTCTTTTATTACTTAGAACACCAAAAAGATGTAGTTACAAGAAGAACCCGTTATGACTTAAATAAAGCGGAAGAGCGGGCGCATATCTTAGAAGGATTAAAGATAGCTCTTGCCAATTTAGATGAGGTCATTAAGATTATCCGGAGTTCTAAAGATGTAGATACCGCCCGGCAGGGGTTAATGAGCCGGTTTAAACTTACCGAAAAGCAGGCTCAGGCCATTTTGGATATGCGCCTGCAAAGGCTTACGGCTTTAGAACGGGAAAAAATTGACGAAGAATACCGGGAGTTAATTAAGAAAATTGAGTATTTTAACTCTATTTTAGCCGATGAAAGAGTGCTTTTAGGGGTAATTCGCCAGGAGCTTTTAGAAATTAAGGAAAAGTATGGCGATGCCCGGCGGACCAAAATTACCAATGAAGAGTCCATTTTTGACGAAGAAGATTTAATTGCCCAAGAGGATATGGTGATTACTATTACTCACCAGGGATATATAAAGAGGCTTCCGGTGGATACCTACAAAAACCAGCGCCGGGGTGGCCGGGGAGTTACAGCTATGGCTACCAAGGAAGAAGATTTTGTCCGCCACCTTTTTATCGCCTCGACCCACCACTACCTTTTGTTTTTTACCAACAAAGGGAAAGTATATCGCCTAAAAGTGCATGAAATACCCGAGGCCGGAAGACAAGCTAAGGGGACACCGATAATAAACCTCCTCTATGTTGACCAGGAGGAGAGAATAACAGCTATTATTCCGGTAAAAGAGTTTACCGAGGACCATTATCTCTTCATGGTCACTAAAAACGGAATTGTAAAAAAGACCGTTTTATCGGAATACGACAGTTCCCGCCGGGATGGCATTATAGCTTTAACCTTGGAAGAAGGGGATAAGCTTATAGACGTTAAGCTTTCTACGGGCAACGAAGAGTTAATCATAGGTACAAAAAAAGGTATGGCCCTAAGATTTTCTGAAACCGACGTCCGACCCATGGGCCGGACTGCCCGGGGGGTAAAAGGGATATCCTTAACTTCGGGGGATGAGGTAATTGGCCTTGAGGTGGTAGATGAAGAGGCTGAGTTACTAACCGTTACTTCCAAAGGCTTTGGCAAGAAAACACCGTTTGCCGAGTATCGGGTTCAAAGTCGTGGCGGTAAAGGTATAATTAATATGAAAGTTACCGCTAAAAATGGAGAAGTAGTTGGCATTGTCGCGGTTCGACCGGAAGATGAAATTATGGCCGTATCTGGAGAAGGGATAATGATTAGGGTGAAAGCCTCGGAAATTTCTACCCAGGGCAGGGCAACCCAGGGAGTTACTTTAATGAAACTAGCCAAAGACGATAAATTAACAGCAGTGGCCAAGATTGCGGCCCAGGAAGATGAGGAAGAGTAG
- the pdxS gene encoding pyridoxal 5'-phosphate synthase lyase subunit PdxS: protein MGEKGTWVVKKGLAEMLKGGVIMDVTTPEQAKIAEEAGACAVMALERVPADIRAAGGVARMADPTVILRIMDAVTIPVMAKVRIGHFVEAQILEALGVDYIDESEVLTPADELFHIDKHAFKVPFVCGARNLGEALRRIGEGAAMIRTKGEPGTGNVVEAVRHMRQVMGEIRRLQNMPKEELMTAAKEMGAPYDLVLYVHEHGRLPVVNFAAGGIATPADAALMMQLGADGIFVGSGIFKSKDPVGRAKAIVAATTYYDDPKVLAEVSKGLGEAMPGIDIKTISQTERMSERGW, encoded by the coding sequence ATGGGTGAAAAAGGAACATGGGTGGTTAAGAAAGGCCTGGCGGAAATGTTAAAAGGCGGCGTAATTATGGACGTCACCACTCCCGAACAGGCAAAAATTGCGGAAGAAGCTGGAGCTTGTGCGGTGATGGCGTTAGAGCGGGTGCCGGCGGATATTCGGGCGGCAGGAGGAGTAGCCCGGATGGCGGATCCAACAGTTATTTTACGGATAATGGATGCGGTCACCATACCGGTTATGGCGAAAGTGAGAATTGGCCATTTTGTGGAAGCGCAAATTTTAGAAGCCTTAGGGGTTGATTATATTGACGAAAGTGAAGTTTTAACCCCTGCCGATGAACTGTTCCACATCGATAAACATGCTTTTAAAGTACCCTTTGTTTGCGGTGCCAGAAATTTAGGTGAGGCTTTAAGGAGAATTGGTGAAGGAGCCGCCATGATTCGAACCAAAGGTGAGCCGGGCACTGGCAATGTGGTGGAGGCCGTACGCCATATGCGGCAGGTAATGGGGGAAATAAGAAGGCTTCAGAATATGCCAAAGGAAGAACTAATGACAGCCGCTAAAGAAATGGGTGCTCCCTATGACCTGGTGTTATACGTCCATGAACACGGCCGGTTGCCGGTGGTGAATTTTGCTGCCGGAGGTATAGCTACTCCAGCCGATGCCGCGTTAATGATGCAGTTAGGAGCGGACGGAATTTTTGTCGGTTCCGGAATTTTTAAGTCCAAGGACCCGGTGGGCAGAGCCAAGGCTATTGTAGCTGCTACTACTTATTATGATGACCCAAAAGTATTAGCGGAAGTATCTAAAGGTTTAGGCGAAGCTATGCCCGGTATCGACATTAAGACCATTTCCCAAACCGAAAGAATGAGTGAACGGGGCTGGTAA
- the pdxT gene encoding pyridoxal 5'-phosphate synthase glutaminase subunit PdxT, which yields MKIGVLAMQGAFREHQHTLNKLGVEAVKLRRVEELLEVAGVIIPGGESTTIGKLLTDFKLMEPLREKILEGLPVFGTCAGMILLAKEIENSNQPRLGTMDIKVARNAFGRQVDSFEADLEIPEVGQEPVRAVFIRAPYILEVKPNVKVLAKIDDKIVMARQDNMLVSAFHPELTDDLRIHRYFIEKVCKGL from the coding sequence ATGAAAATCGGAGTACTAGCGATGCAGGGAGCTTTTCGGGAACACCAGCATACTCTTAATAAATTAGGGGTAGAAGCGGTAAAACTAAGACGGGTGGAGGAGCTTTTGGAAGTTGCGGGGGTTATTATCCCCGGAGGAGAGAGTACTACTATTGGAAAGCTTTTAACCGACTTTAAATTAATGGAACCCCTCCGGGAAAAAATCTTAGAGGGCCTTCCGGTGTTTGGGACCTGTGCCGGAATGATTCTCCTTGCCAAAGAAATAGAAAACAGTAACCAGCCAAGACTGGGAACTATGGATATTAAAGTTGCCAGAAACGCTTTTGGCCGGCAAGTGGATAGTTTTGAAGCGGATTTAGAGATACCTGAGGTAGGTCAGGAGCCGGTGCGGGCAGTATTTATTCGGGCACCTTATATTTTAGAGGTAAAACCAAATGTCAAGGTGCTTGCTAAGATTGACGATAAAATTGTTATGGCCCGGCAGGATAACATGTTAGTTTCGGCCTTCCATCCGGAGTTAACCGATGATTTACGCATCCACCGGTATTTTATCGAAAAGGTGTGTAAGGGTTTATAA
- a CDS encoding pyridoxal-phosphate-dependent aminotransferase family protein, which translates to MQKKYLMIPGPTPIPPEVTLAMSRPMIGHRSGDFAKLHERVVAKLKQVFKTQNDIYILTNSGTGGMEMAVANIVNPGDEVLALSTGNFGERFAKIAKEYGAKVDLVDFGWGSAVDLKVVEEKLRQNPNYKAVLATHNETSTGVKNDIAGIAALTKNHRAVLIVDAVSSLGGMEFDTDGWGVDVVVTGSQKALMLPPGLAFISFSQKALEAAQDNKNPKFYFSLPAAKKALAEWNTAYTPAVSLFFGLEAALDLILEEGLDKVIKRHKLLARACREGVKALGLKLFPAEENASDTVTAVAGDNRYDPEQLRKVLRTKYGVTFAGGQKDLKGKIFRIGHMGYVDKLDIITALGALEMALLEIGYPVELGAGVKKAMEVITGGEV; encoded by the coding sequence ATGCAAAAGAAATATCTTATGATTCCCGGGCCTACACCTATTCCGCCGGAGGTTACCTTGGCCATGAGCCGGCCGATGATTGGCCACCGGAGCGGTGATTTTGCCAAACTGCACGAGCGGGTGGTGGCAAAGTTAAAACAAGTTTTTAAAACGCAAAACGATATTTATATCTTAACTAATTCCGGTACCGGTGGCATGGAGATGGCGGTTGCCAATATAGTAAATCCGGGAGACGAAGTTTTAGCTCTTTCCACCGGTAATTTTGGTGAAAGGTTTGCCAAGATTGCCAAAGAATATGGAGCAAAAGTTGATTTAGTGGATTTTGGCTGGGGTAGTGCCGTGGACTTGAAAGTGGTGGAAGAGAAGCTTAGGCAGAATCCCAATTATAAGGCGGTTTTGGCGACCCACAATGAAACTTCGACCGGGGTTAAAAACGATATCGCCGGGATTGCAGCTTTAACCAAAAACCACCGGGCGGTTCTTATTGTAGATGCGGTCTCAAGTTTAGGAGGCATGGAGTTTGACACCGACGGCTGGGGGGTAGATGTGGTAGTTACTGGCTCCCAAAAAGCACTTATGCTGCCTCCGGGCTTAGCGTTTATTTCCTTTAGTCAAAAAGCATTAGAGGCAGCTCAGGATAACAAAAACCCGAAATTTTATTTTAGCTTACCGGCGGCTAAGAAAGCTTTGGCGGAATGGAATACCGCTTATACACCGGCAGTATCGCTGTTTTTCGGGCTGGAAGCGGCTCTAGATTTAATCTTAGAGGAAGGTTTAGACAAGGTAATAAAGCGGCATAAACTCTTGGCCCGGGCCTGCCGGGAAGGGGTAAAAGCTTTAGGGCTAAAACTTTTTCCGGCGGAAGAAAATGCCTCCGATACGGTAACAGCGGTAGCCGGGGACAACCGGTATGATCCGGAACAGTTAAGAAAAGTATTAAGGACCAAATACGGTGTTACCTTTGCCGGTGGACAAAAAGACCTGAAAGGTAAGATTTTTAGAATTGGCCATATGGGATACGTTGATAAACTTGATATAATTACAGCTTTAGGTGCTTTAGAGATGGCTCTTTTGGAAATAGGCTATCCGGTAGAACTGGGAGCTGGCGTTAAAAAAGCAATGGAAGTAATTACAGGAGGTGAAGTTTAA